The nucleotide window TGCCGAGGGCGGCGTCGACCTGCTGCTGATCGAGACGATCTTCGATACGCTGAATGCGAAGGCGGCGATCGCCGCGGCCCGGGAGGTCGCGCCGCACCTGCCGCTCTGGATCTCCGTCACGATCGTCGACCTCAGCGGCCGGACCCTGTCCGGGCAGACCGTCGAGGCGTTCTGGCGCTCGATCGAGCGGGCCGAGCCGCTCGTCGTCGGCGTGAACTGCTCGCTCGGCGCGGCCGAGATGCGCCCGCACGTCGCCGAGCTCGCCAAGGTCGCCGGCGCGTACGTGGCGTGCCACCCCAACGCCGGCCTGCCGAACGCGTTCGGCGGCTACGACCAGACGCCGGACGAGACCGCCGCCCTGGTCGCCGAGTTCGCCGCGTCCGGCCTGGTCAACATCGTCGGCGGCTGCTGCGGCACCTCGCCGGAGCACATCGCCCGGATCGCCGACGCGGTGCGAGCGACGGCGCCGCGAGCGATCGCCGCCCCGACCGGGGCCACCCGGTTCAGCGGGCTGGAGCCGTTCGCGATCGGGCCGGACACCGGATTCGTGATGATCGGCGAGCGCACGAACGTCACCGGCTCGGCCCGGTTCCGCCGGCTCGTCGAGGCGGACGACTACCAGGGCGCGGTCGACGTCGCCCTGGAGCAGGTCCGCGGCGGCGCCAACCTGCTCGACGTGAACATGGACGCCGACCTGCTCGACAGCGAGCAGGCGATGACGACGTTCCTCAACCTGATCGCCACCGAGCCGGAGGTGGCCCGGATCCCGGTGATGATCGACAGCTCGCGGTGGACGGTCCTCGAGGCCGGCCTCAAGTGCGTGCAGGGCAAGGGCGTGGTCAACTCGATCAGCCTCAAGGAGGGCGAGGAGCCGTTCCTGGCGCAGGCACGCCGGATCCGCGACTACGGCGCCGGCGTGGTGGTGATGGCCTTCGACGAGCAGGGCCAGGCGGACACGACCGAACGCAAGGTGTCGATCTGCGGCCGGGCGTACGACCTGCTCGTGGAGCGGGCCGGCTTCGCGCCGGAGGACATCATCTTCGACCCGAACGTGCTCGCGGTCGCCACCGGCATCGCCGAGCACAACGGGTACGCGAAGGCGTTCATCGACGCCCTGCCCCTGATCAAGGCGCGCTGCCCGGGCGCCCGTACCAGTGGCGGTATCTCGAACCTGTCCTTCTCCTTCCGCGGCAACGACGTGGTCCGCGAGGCCATGCACTCGGCGTTCCTGCTGCACGCGGTCCGCGCCGGGCTCGACATGGGCATCGTCAACGCCGGCCAGCTCGCGGTGTACGCCGACATCCCCGCGGACCTGCTCGAACTGGTCGAGGACGTGATCTTCGACCGGCGCGCCGACGCCACCGACCGCCTCGTCACCTTCGCCTCGACCGTGACCGGTTCCGGCACCAAGCGCGAGATCGACCTGTCCTGGCGCGAGGCGCCGGTGGCGCAGCGGCTGTCGCACGCGCTGGTGCACGGCATCGTCGACTTCATCGAGGAGGACACCGAGGAGGCACGCCGCGGGCTGGCCCGGCCCCTCGAGGTGATCGAGGGCCCGCTGATGGACGGCATGAAGATCGTCGGCGACCTGTTCGGCGCCGGCAAGATGTTCCTGCCGCAGGTGGTCAAGAGCGCCCGGGTGATGAAGCGCTCGGTCGCCTACCTCGAGCCGTTCATGGAGGCGGAGAAGGAGCAGGCCCGCCTCGAGGGCCGGGTCGACCCGGGCCGCGGCCAGGGCCGGGTCGTGCTCGCGACCGTCAAGGGCGACGTGCACGACATCGGCAAGAACATCGTCGGCGTGGTGCTGGGCTGCAACAACTACGAGGTCATCGACCTGGGCGTGATGGTGCCGGCCGCGAAGATCCTTGACGTGGCCGTCGCCGAGAGCGCCGACGCGATCGGGCTCTCCGGGCTGATCACCCCGTCGCTGGACGAGATGGTCGCGGTGGCCGCCGAGATGCAGCGTCGCGGCCTGAAGCTGCCGCTGCTGATCGGCGGGGCCACGACCTCGCGCCAGCACACCGCCGTGCGGATCGCCCCCGCGTACGACGGACCGACCGTGCACGTGCTCGACGCGTCGCGGGTCGTCGGCGTGGTCTCCGACCTGCTCGACGACGAGCGCGCCGAGCGGCTGGACACCGCCAACCGCCTGGAGCAGCAGCGGCTGCGCGAGGCGCACGCCAACCGGCACTCCCAGCCGATGCTGGCCCTGGACCAGGCCCGGGCCAACCGCGAGGAGGTCGGCTTCGGCGAGCTGCCGACGCCGGTGTTCACCGGCCTGCGCACGGTCGAGCCGGGCCTGCCCGCGCTGCGCGAGCTGATCGACTGGCAGTTCCTGTTCCTGGCCTGGGAGCTCAAGGGCAAGTTCCCGGCGATCCTGGAGCAGCCGGTCGCCCGCGAGCTGTACGACGACGCGAACACCCTGCTCGACGAGATCATCGAGAACGGGTCGTTCCAGGCGCGGGGCGTGTACGGCTACTGGCCCGCGGGCACCGAGGGCGACGACATCGTCCTGGAGAACGGGGTGCGCCTGCCGA belongs to Amorphoplanes digitatis and includes:
- the metH gene encoding methionine synthase, translated to MDERVLVLDGAWGTMLQGARLTPADYRGDLIVDHPRDVTGDPDLLNLTRPDLILDVHRQYLAAGADITTTNTFTATSIGQADYGLESLVRDMNVQGARLARQAADEFGGRFVAGSIGPLNVTLSLSPRVEDPAYRAVDFDQVRAAYAEQISALAEGGVDLLLIETIFDTLNAKAAIAAAREVAPHLPLWISVTIVDLSGRTLSGQTVEAFWRSIERAEPLVVGVNCSLGAAEMRPHVAELAKVAGAYVACHPNAGLPNAFGGYDQTPDETAALVAEFAASGLVNIVGGCCGTSPEHIARIADAVRATAPRAIAAPTGATRFSGLEPFAIGPDTGFVMIGERTNVTGSARFRRLVEADDYQGAVDVALEQVRGGANLLDVNMDADLLDSEQAMTTFLNLIATEPEVARIPVMIDSSRWTVLEAGLKCVQGKGVVNSISLKEGEEPFLAQARRIRDYGAGVVVMAFDEQGQADTTERKVSICGRAYDLLVERAGFAPEDIIFDPNVLAVATGIAEHNGYAKAFIDALPLIKARCPGARTSGGISNLSFSFRGNDVVREAMHSAFLLHAVRAGLDMGIVNAGQLAVYADIPADLLELVEDVIFDRRADATDRLVTFASTVTGSGTKREIDLSWREAPVAQRLSHALVHGIVDFIEEDTEEARRGLARPLEVIEGPLMDGMKIVGDLFGAGKMFLPQVVKSARVMKRSVAYLEPFMEAEKEQARLEGRVDPGRGQGRVVLATVKGDVHDIGKNIVGVVLGCNNYEVIDLGVMVPAAKILDVAVAESADAIGLSGLITPSLDEMVAVAAEMQRRGLKLPLLIGGATTSRQHTAVRIAPAYDGPTVHVLDASRVVGVVSDLLDDERAERLDTANRLEQQRLREAHANRHSQPMLALDQARANREEVGFGELPTPVFTGLRTVEPGLPALRELIDWQFLFLAWELKGKFPAILEQPVARELYDDANTLLDEIIENGSFQARGVYGYWPAGTEGDDIVLENGVRLPMLRQQTVKPDGRANRCLADYVAPRGDHLGGFAVTIHGAETLAAQYEAQQDDYRAIMVKALADRLAEAFAEYIHLRARRDWFEPDAEPALADLHAERFRGIRPALGYPACPDHSEKRELFDLLDADALGLALTESFAMTPAASVSGLIFANPAAKYFTVGRIGRDQVEDYAARRGMPVADVERWLRPNLAYEPS